A window of Pantoea agglomerans contains these coding sequences:
- a CDS encoding acyltransferase, translating into MSHKICWIDNLRAVACLMVIVIHTTTWYITGPMAVTGLWWDITNLLNSASRVCVPLFFMISGYLFFGERSAQPRHMLRLVLCLLFYSAVALAYITWLTPISEGRSLLKMLQKPVFYHLWFFFALIGIYLLSPLIQVKAVQARYVALLVVVLAVLANPNTVDQAVGPFHWLPVNLYVSGDSIYYLLYALLGRAIGTMETAKRGVTPLAAGLFAACVIGITFGTKQALIANGAFNDRWYLYCGPLVFIAAISLLVLFKNALNARTLPVLGTLSRYSLPIYGFHALFIHFLRTRHYDDMSRPLLDLPWVFGVTLAGSLLLAMGLQRLDRRHWVS; encoded by the coding sequence ATGTCGCACAAGATTTGCTGGATCGACAATTTACGCGCGGTCGCCTGTTTGATGGTGATCGTGATCCATACCACCACCTGGTATATCACCGGCCCGATGGCGGTGACCGGGCTCTGGTGGGATATCACCAACCTGCTTAATTCCGCGTCGCGCGTCTGCGTGCCGCTCTTTTTTATGATCTCCGGCTACCTGTTCTTCGGCGAGCGCAGCGCGCAGCCGCGCCATATGCTGCGGCTGGTGCTTTGCCTGCTGTTCTACAGCGCGGTGGCGCTGGCCTATATCACCTGGCTGACGCCCATCAGCGAAGGGCGCTCGCTGCTGAAGATGCTGCAGAAGCCGGTGTTTTATCATCTGTGGTTTTTCTTTGCGCTGATCGGCATCTATCTGCTGTCGCCGCTGATTCAGGTAAAAGCGGTGCAGGCGCGCTATGTGGCGCTGCTGGTGGTGGTGCTGGCGGTGCTGGCGAACCCAAATACCGTGGATCAGGCGGTGGGCCCCTTTCACTGGCTGCCGGTAAACCTCTACGTCAGCGGCGACAGTATCTATTATCTGCTCTATGCCCTGCTGGGACGCGCTATCGGCACCATGGAGACGGCAAAGCGCGGCGTGACGCCGCTGGCGGCCGGGCTGTTCGCCGCCTGCGTTATCGGCATTACCTTCGGCACGAAACAGGCGCTGATTGCTAACGGCGCCTTCAACGACCGCTGGTATCTCTACTGCGGCCCGCTGGTGTTTATCGCCGCCATCAGCCTGCTGGTGCTGTTCAAGAACGCCCTGAACGCCCGCACGCTGCCGGTGCTCGGCACGCTTTCACGCTATTCCCTGCCGATTTACGGCTTTCACGCGCTGTTTATTCACTTCCTGCGCACCCGCCACTATGACGATATGTCGCGGCCGCTGCTGGATCTGCCCTGGGTGTTCGGCGTGACGCTGGCGGGCAGCCTGCTGCTGGCGATGGGCCTGCAGCGCCTCGACAGACGTCACTGGGTAAGCTGA
- the glyQ gene encoding glycine--tRNA ligase subunit alpha codes for MQKFDTKTFQGLILTLQDYWARQGCTIVQPLDMEVGAGTSHPMTCLRALGPEPIAAAYVQPSRRPTDGRYGENPNRLQHYYQFQVIIKPSPDNIQELYLGSLKELGIDPTVHDIRFVEDNWENPTLGAWGLGWEVWLNGMEVTQFTYFQQVGGLECKPVTGEITYGLERLAMYIQGVDSVYDLVWSDGPLGKTTYGDVFHQNEVEQSTYNFEYADVDFLFTCFEQYEKEAQQLLALEKPLPLPAYERILKAAHSFNLLDARKAISVTERQRYILRIRTLTKAVAEAYYASREALGFPMCNNNK; via the coding sequence ATGCAAAAGTTTGATACCAAAACCTTTCAGGGCCTGATCCTGACATTGCAGGATTACTGGGCGCGTCAGGGCTGCACCATCGTTCAGCCGCTGGACATGGAAGTGGGCGCTGGCACTTCACACCCTATGACCTGCCTGCGCGCACTCGGACCTGAGCCGATTGCCGCAGCCTACGTGCAGCCTTCGCGCCGTCCAACCGACGGCCGCTACGGCGAAAACCCGAACCGCTTACAGCACTATTACCAGTTCCAGGTGATCATCAAGCCGTCGCCGGACAACATTCAGGAGCTGTATCTCGGATCGCTGAAAGAGTTAGGCATCGATCCCACCGTGCATGATATCCGCTTCGTGGAAGATAACTGGGAAAACCCGACGCTCGGCGCGTGGGGCCTCGGCTGGGAAGTGTGGCTTAACGGCATGGAAGTGACGCAGTTCACCTACTTCCAGCAGGTGGGCGGCCTGGAGTGCAAGCCGGTGACCGGTGAAATCACCTACGGCCTTGAGCGTCTGGCGATGTATATCCAGGGCGTTGACAGCGTTTACGATCTGGTCTGGAGCGACGGCCCGCTGGGTAAAACCACCTATGGCGACGTCTTCCATCAGAACGAAGTCGAGCAGTCTACCTACAACTTCGAATACGCCGACGTCGACTTCCTCTTTACCTGCTTCGAGCAGTATGAGAAAGAGGCGCAGCAGCTGCTGGCGCTGGAAAAACCGCTGCCGCTGCCGGCCTATGAGCGCATTCTGAAAGCCGCGCACAGCTTTAACCTGCTGGACGCGCGCAAGGCGATCTCCGTGACCGAGCGCCAGCGCTATATTCTGCGCATCCGCACCCTGACCAAAGCCGTGGCTGAAGCCTACTACGCCTCCCGCGAGGCGCTGGGCTTCCCGATGTGCAATAACAACAAGTAA
- a CDS encoding cysteine hydrolase family protein — protein sequence MAQAALLVIDVQQSFLHRDFWQEADVPAFQRNISALIEGCQAKGMPIVDVFHVAPQGPFSLASGWVKRMTFLQHAATFSVHKHVHNALTESGLLPWLQARAVDTLIISGIRTEQCCETTARVASDLGFKVLFVSEATLTFPMTHNGITLSSAELIHRTETVLANRFAEVVSVEACLARV from the coding sequence ATGGCACAGGCAGCGCTGTTGGTGATCGATGTTCAGCAATCTTTTTTACACCGTGATTTCTGGCAGGAGGCGGATGTTCCGGCGTTTCAGCGCAATATCAGCGCGCTAATCGAAGGGTGCCAGGCGAAAGGGATGCCGATTGTGGATGTATTTCACGTCGCGCCGCAGGGCCCCTTCTCGCTGGCGTCCGGCTGGGTGAAGCGCATGACTTTTTTGCAGCATGCGGCGACGTTCAGCGTGCATAAACATGTACACAACGCGCTGACGGAGTCCGGGCTGCTGCCCTGGCTACAGGCGCGTGCAGTCGATACCCTGATTATCAGCGGCATCCGCACCGAACAGTGCTGCGAAACCACCGCGCGCGTGGCGTCCGATCTCGGTTTTAAGGTACTGTTTGTCTCCGAAGCGACGCTGACCTTCCCGATGACCCACAACGGCATCACGCTCAGCAGCGCCGAACTGATTCACCGTACCGAAACCGTGCTGGCCAACCGCTTTGCCGAGGTGGTGAGCGTGGAAGCGTGCCTGGCGCGCGTCTGA
- a CDS encoding GlxA family transcriptional regulator: MPQTVLFLTLPGVMALDLTGPAETLRLAGEDRFALRYIGPQASVLSSTQMTLAGIEPLPETLPPDSLLVVPGVSDSTLWFSTPQAEAARRWLQRQQPRLRAQQLTLICVCSGALLAAQAGLLDGVQCTTHHDVLARLKAAAPTAQVKENRVFVDDGNIWTSAGITAGIDLSLHLINRLCGAQTALEVARDMVVWFRRSGDDPQLSPWLRYRNHLHPAIHRAQDAMIAHPEHGWSLEDLAARVHVSGRHLARLFRQHLGISVRDYHEQLRLGIARQRQQQGEGAEKAALAAGFSSARQLRRARDRWRDQLTQ; encoded by the coding sequence ATGCCGCAAACTGTCCTGTTTCTTACTCTGCCCGGTGTAATGGCGCTCGACCTGACCGGGCCGGCCGAGACGCTGCGGCTGGCGGGAGAGGATCGCTTCGCGCTGCGTTATATCGGGCCGCAAGCATCGGTTTTAAGCTCTACGCAGATGACCCTTGCCGGGATTGAGCCGCTGCCCGAGACCCTGCCGCCCGACAGCCTGCTGGTGGTGCCGGGGGTCAGTGACTCTACCCTCTGGTTCTCGACGCCGCAGGCCGAGGCCGCGCGCCGCTGGCTGCAGCGCCAGCAGCCACGGCTGCGCGCGCAGCAGCTTACCTTAATCTGCGTCTGTTCCGGTGCGTTGCTGGCGGCGCAGGCGGGCCTGCTCGACGGCGTGCAGTGCACCACCCATCACGACGTGCTGGCGCGGTTAAAAGCCGCCGCGCCGACGGCGCAGGTCAAAGAGAATCGCGTCTTTGTCGACGACGGCAATATCTGGACCAGCGCAGGCATTACCGCCGGAATCGACCTTTCGCTGCACCTGATTAACCGGCTGTGCGGCGCGCAGACGGCGCTGGAGGTGGCGCGCGACATGGTGGTGTGGTTCCGCCGCTCCGGCGACGATCCGCAGCTGTCGCCCTGGCTGCGCTACCGCAATCATCTCCATCCGGCGATACATCGCGCACAGGATGCGATGATCGCCCATCCCGAGCACGGCTGGTCGCTGGAGGATCTCGCCGCACGCGTCCACGTCAGCGGCCGTCATCTGGCGCGCCTGTTTCGTCAGCATCTGGGTATCAGCGTGCGCGACTATCACGAGCAGCTGCGGCTGGGTATCGCGCGCCAGCGCCAGCAGCAGGGCGAAGGCGCGGAAAAAGCGGCGCTGGCGGCGGGATTTTCTTCAGCGCGCCAGCTGCGGCGCGCCCGCGATCGCTGGCGCGATCAGCTTACCCAGTGA